In Corylus avellana chromosome ca2, CavTom2PMs-1.0, the following proteins share a genomic window:
- the LOC132171256 gene encoding thioredoxin F-type, chloroplastic isoform X2 produces the protein MALNLSLCPPSIRSPQTLMCSAKHPIALSSSSSAPYSKSTVSSSRRSLGEKRSRGAYGATVVRSSLDTVGPTVKVGQVTEVNKDTFWPLVKAAGDKAVVVDMYTQWCGPCKVMAPKFQQLSEKLLDVVFLKLDCNQENKPLAKELGIKVVPTFKILKDSKIVKEVTGAKFDDLVLAIETVRSS, from the exons ATGGCTCTCAACCTCTCTCTCTGTCCTCCCTCCATTCGCTCTCCACAGACGCTCATGTGCTCAGCGAAGCACCCGATCGCGCTCTCCTCTTCCTCCTCGGCTCCCTACTCAAAGAGCACCGTGAGTAGTAGTAGAAGAAGTTTGGGCGAGAAGAGGAGTAGAGGGGCTTACGGTGCTACGGTGGTGAGGTCCAGCCTGGACACGGTGGGGCCCACAGTAAAAGTGGGCCAGGTGACCGAAGTCAACAAGGACACCTTCTGGCCCCTCGTCAAGGCCGCCGGGGACAAGGCTGTCGTCGTCGACATGTACACCCAATG GTGCGGTCCATGCAAGGTGATGGCTCCAAAGTTTCAACAACTGTCCGAGAAGCTTCTTGACGTCGTGTTTCTAAAGCTTGATTGCAACCAAGAAAACAAG CCCTTAGCAAAGGAGCTCGGGATAAAAGTTGTTCCTACTTTCAAGATTCTGAAGGACAGCAAGATTGTAAAGGAAGTCACAGGGGCCAAGTTTGATGATCTGGTCCTTGCAATTGAAACTGTTAGATCCAGCTAG
- the LOC132172235 gene encoding protein kri1 yields the protein MGLKLFEGSDSENEDLSKIEIDHEYARRFEHNKKREDLHRLQELKKKGYVESSSESSSSSDEEDEDFANSSARDREFFEALIKVKKQDPVIKNKDLKLFEEDEKEMEDGKGTKERKKKAMYLKDVVAKQLIEEGPEFEDEEGEEEGERKKSYVEEQEAIKRELLEAVAAEDGEEGDLFKVKEKNEEEEDEENESGENSEFVRKLDEYFGGDAEVDEDTKFLKDFFKNKMWEEKEEEGYEIEEEELEQLREDEEEIEKQEEFEYRYQENAGDRVMGHARKLEGTVRKKTNARKEQRKSKEERMEAARIEREEELKHLKNLKKEEMDEKVRRILRTAGIREDDVVPLSRKELEEEFKPEEYDRMMKKAFGAEYYDEEDVDPEFGSNRDEDEGDVEKPDFEKEDELLGLSKGWDDESGSVDGFVAARERILKRKKDNGVGSDQGEEEEDQEEEEEEEEEESKRKRKRKKSALLEKAKEAMMDEYYKLDYEDTIGELKTRFKYTKTKPNRFGLNPAELLIMDENELNQYISLKKLAPYRENEWKLNDAKRQKLKERTKDLLRSAQADDQKDGKKKRRKDNAEKSTDGKKKRWKDKAEKSTSSRTALEDGKAEFKELNGDTSNLSRKARRRRNLAEVKLSHSRLMAYGKIPSKSRSKAKH from the coding sequence ATGGGTCTGAAACTGTTCGAGGGTAGCGACTCAGAAAACGAGGACTTGTCGAAGATCGAGATCGACCACGAGTACGCCAGGAGGTTCGAGCACAACAAGAAGCGGGAGGACCTCCACCGCCTCCAGGAGCTCAAGAAGAAAGGCTACGTCGAATCGTCCTCCGAATCGTCCTCTTCTTCGGATGAAGAAGACGAAGATTTCGCCAATTCCAGCGCGAGAGATAGAGAATTCTTTGAGGCGCTGATCAAGGTGAAGAAGCAAGACCCTGTTATTAAGAACAAAGATCTGAAGCTATTCGAAGAAGATGAGAAGGAAATGGAGGATGGGAAGGGCAcgaaggagaggaagaagaaggccATGTATTTGAAGGATGTGGTTGCCAAGCAATTGATAGAGGAGGGTCCGGAGTTTGAGGATGAAGAAGGGGAAGAAGAGggggagaggaagaagagctaTGTGGAGGAGCAAGAGGCGATAAAGAGGGAGTTACTGGAGGCGGTTGCGGCGGAGGATGGAGAAGAGGGTGATTTGTTCAAAGTGAAGGAGAAgaatgaggaggaggaggatgaggagAACGAGAGTGGTGAGAATAGTGAGTTTGTGAGGAAGTTGGATGAGTATTTTGGTGGGGATGCGGAAGTGGATGAGGATACCAAGTTTCTGAAGGATTTTTTCAAGAATAAGATGTGggaggagaaggaagaggaggGGTATGAGATTGAGGAGGAGGAGCTGGAGCAGTTGAGGGAGGACGAAGAGGAGATTGAGAAGCAAGAGGAGTTCGAGTATCGGTATCAAGAGAATGCGGGGGATAGAGTGATGGGTCATGCTCGGAAATTGGAGGGCACAGTGAGGAAGAAGACGAACGCGAGGAAAGAGCAGAGGAAGAGCAAAGAGGAGAGGATGGAGGCGGCGAGGATAGAGAGGGAGGAGGAGTTGAAACATTTGAAGAATTTGAAGAAGGAGGAGATGGACGAGAAGGTGAGGAGGATACTGAGGACGGCTGGGATTAGGGAGGACGACGTTGTGCCATTGAGTCGGAAGGAGTTGGAGGAGGAGTTCAAACCGGAGGAGTATGATAGGATGATGAAGAAGGCATTTGGTGCGGAGTATTATGACGAGGAGGACGTGGACCCGGAGTTTGGGAGCAATAGGGATGAAGATGAGGGTGACGTTGAGAAGCCAGATTTTGAGAAGGAGGACGAGTTGCTTGGACTTTCGAAAGGTTGGGATGATGAGTCTGGATCTGTTGACGGGTTTGTAGCTGCAAGGGAAAGGATTTTGAAGCGTAAGAAGGATAATGGTGTTGGAAGTGAccaaggagaagaagaagaagaccaagaagaagaagaagaagaagaagaagaagaaagtaagCGGAAAAGGAAGCGCAAAAAGAGTGCCCTTTTGGAGAAAGCTAAAGAGGCGATGATGGACGAATATTATAAGTTGGATTATGAGGATACGATTGGAGAGTTAAAGACAAGGTTCAAgtatacaaaaacaaaacctaaCAGATTTGGATTAAATCCTGCAGAGTTATTGATAATGGATGAAAATGAGTTGAATCAGTATATCTCTTTAAAAAAACTTGCTCCTTATAGGGAGAATGAGTGGAAGTTAAACGATGCCAAGCGACAGAAACTAAAAGAGAGGACTAAAGATCTTCTCCGGAGTGCACAAGCAGATGACCAGAAGGATGGTAAGAAGAAGAGGCGGAAGGATAATGCTGAAAAATCTACGGATGGTAAGAAGAAGAGGTGGAAGGATAAGGCTGAAAAATCTACTTCATCAAGGACTGCTTTGGAAGATGGTAAAGCAGAATTCAAGGAATTAAATGGTGATACGAGCAATTTATCCAGGAAGGCTAGGAGAAGACGAAATCTAGCTGAAGTTAAACTATCACACTCAAGGCTCATGGCATATGGAAAGATACCTTCTAAATCTAGAAGTAAAGCAAAGCATTGA
- the LOC132171256 gene encoding thioredoxin F-type, chloroplastic isoform X1 gives MALNLSLCPPSIRSPQTLMCSAKHPIALSSSSSAPYSKSTVSSSRRSLGEKRSRGAYGATVVRSSLDTVGPTVKVGQVTEVNKDTFWPLVKAAGDKAVVVDMYTQWCGPCKVMAPKFQQLSEKLLDVVFLKLDCNQENKQPLAKELGIKVVPTFKILKDSKIVKEVTGAKFDDLVLAIETVRSS, from the exons ATGGCTCTCAACCTCTCTCTCTGTCCTCCCTCCATTCGCTCTCCACAGACGCTCATGTGCTCAGCGAAGCACCCGATCGCGCTCTCCTCTTCCTCCTCGGCTCCCTACTCAAAGAGCACCGTGAGTAGTAGTAGAAGAAGTTTGGGCGAGAAGAGGAGTAGAGGGGCTTACGGTGCTACGGTGGTGAGGTCCAGCCTGGACACGGTGGGGCCCACAGTAAAAGTGGGCCAGGTGACCGAAGTCAACAAGGACACCTTCTGGCCCCTCGTCAAGGCCGCCGGGGACAAGGCTGTCGTCGTCGACATGTACACCCAATG GTGCGGTCCATGCAAGGTGATGGCTCCAAAGTTTCAACAACTGTCCGAGAAGCTTCTTGACGTCGTGTTTCTAAAGCTTGATTGCAACCAAGAAAACAAG CAGCCCTTAGCAAAGGAGCTCGGGATAAAAGTTGTTCCTACTTTCAAGATTCTGAAGGACAGCAAGATTGTAAAGGAAGTCACAGGGGCCAAGTTTGATGATCTGGTCCTTGCAATTGAAACTGTTAGATCCAGCTAG